A part of Propioniciclava coleopterorum genomic DNA contains:
- a CDS encoding SGNH hydrolase domain-containing protein: protein MQGACPFNLRGRDVWQGTPREPAECGGWSADVLGRIRALQPDVIVTAAFVGSTWSDPATGAEGYRETWAAVTDLAPVVVVRDYPTTGGAYGPECLAKNPGNHRACSVPRPQALAPDLAFDTAADAGTSVTRVDLSDLYCDEDLCHPVVGGVPVYWDADHITGTFARSLAPVLAGRLELP from the coding sequence ATGCAGGGCGCCTGCCCGTTCAACCTCCGGGGACGCGACGTCTGGCAGGGCACCCCGCGCGAGCCCGCCGAATGCGGGGGCTGGAGCGCCGACGTGCTGGGCCGCATCAGGGCGCTTCAGCCGGACGTGATCGTCACGGCCGCCTTCGTCGGCTCGACCTGGAGCGACCCCGCCACGGGCGCGGAGGGCTACCGCGAGACCTGGGCGGCGGTCACCGACCTCGCACCGGTCGTCGTGGTGCGCGACTACCCCACCACCGGGGGCGCCTACGGCCCCGAATGCCTGGCCAAGAATCCGGGGAACCACCGCGCGTGCAGCGTCCCGCGCCCGCAGGCGCTCGCCCCCGACCTCGCGTTCGACACCGCCGCGGACGCCGGCACCTCCGTGACCCGGGTCGACCTGAGCGACCTGTACTGCGACGAGGACCTCTGCCATCCCGTGGTGGGCGGCGTCCCGGTCTACTGGGACGCCGATCACATCACGGGCACGTTCGCCCGTTCGCTGGCGCCCGTGCTGGCCGGGCGGCTCGAACTGCCCTGA
- the glf gene encoding UDP-galactopyranose mutase, with product MTADLVVVGSGLFGLTIAERAANDLGLRVALIDRRDHIGGNAYSENDPTTGIEVHKYGAHLFHTSNERVWEYVNRFTTFTNYVHKVYTSHKGEVYPMPVNLGTINQFFRSAYSPTEARALIAEQAAELGDKVPENFVEKGISLIGRPLYEAFIKHYTAKQWQTDPEQLEASIISRLPVRYTYDNRYFSDTHEGLPTDGYAAWLERMADHPLIDVRLGTDFFDTGQEINRENVRGSVPVVYTGPVDRYFDYSEGELGWRTIDLEAEVLPIEDFQGTSVMNYPDEDVPFTRIHEFRHFHPERNYTKDATIIMREYSRFAHRDDEPYYPINTDADRDGLLKYRDQAKAEPNVLFGGRLGTYKYLDMHMAIGSALSMFDNKIRPHFAEGAALESGGVSE from the coding sequence GTGACAGCAGACCTCGTCGTCGTCGGCTCGGGGCTCTTCGGCCTCACGATCGCCGAGCGCGCAGCCAACGATCTCGGCCTGAGGGTGGCGCTGATCGACCGCCGCGACCACATCGGCGGCAACGCGTACTCGGAGAACGACCCCACCACCGGGATCGAGGTGCACAAGTACGGCGCGCACCTGTTCCACACGAGCAACGAGCGCGTCTGGGAGTACGTGAACCGGTTCACGACGTTCACCAACTACGTGCACAAGGTCTACACCAGCCACAAGGGCGAGGTGTACCCGATGCCGGTGAACCTCGGCACCATCAACCAGTTCTTCCGCTCGGCCTACAGCCCGACCGAGGCGCGCGCGCTGATCGCCGAGCAGGCCGCGGAGCTGGGCGACAAGGTGCCGGAGAACTTCGTCGAGAAGGGCATCAGCCTCATCGGCCGCCCGCTGTACGAGGCGTTCATCAAGCACTACACGGCCAAGCAGTGGCAGACGGACCCCGAGCAGCTCGAGGCGTCCATCATCAGCCGGCTCCCCGTCCGCTACACCTACGACAACCGCTACTTCAGCGACACGCACGAGGGCCTGCCGACCGACGGCTACGCCGCGTGGCTGGAGCGGATGGCCGACCACCCGCTCATCGACGTGCGGCTCGGCACCGACTTCTTCGACACGGGCCAGGAGATCAACCGCGAGAACGTCCGCGGCAGCGTCCCGGTCGTCTACACCGGTCCCGTGGACCGCTACTTCGACTACTCCGAGGGCGAGTTGGGGTGGCGCACCATCGATCTGGAGGCCGAGGTCCTGCCCATCGAGGACTTCCAGGGCACGTCGGTGATGAACTACCCCGACGAGGACGTCCCCTTCACCCGCATCCACGAGTTCCGCCACTTCCACCCGGAGCGGAACTACACCAAGGACGCGACCATCATCATGCGCGAGTACAGCCGCTTCGCCCACCGCGACGACGAGCCGTACTACCCGATCAACACCGACGCCGACCGCGACGGTCTGCTGAAGTACCGCGACCAGGCCAAGGCGGAGCCGAACGTGCTGTTCGGCGGACGCCTCGGCACGTACAAGTACCTCGACATGCACATGGCGATCGGTTCGGCGCTGTCCATGTTCGACAACAAGATCCGTCCGCACTTCGCCGAGGGCGCCGCGCTCGAAAGCGGTGGGGTCTCCGAGTGA
- a CDS encoding ABC transporter permease, which yields MSASLVPGDAFATPGGGHGLLDAIRNRYLLKLLVRKELRVRYRGSVLGMVWSYVKPAVQFAVFYFAVGVFLRMNQTVPNFALYLFSGIVAVNFFTEAFGNATRAVVGNAALVKKIYMPRQLFSVASVYVAGVHFVPQLVVLVAGALVVGWRPNPMQLLAGVAGFGILVIFSLGLGLLFGAVNVLVRDAENIVDLISMVVSWTSPVLYHWAQVAAVLGTGPGWAIYQLNPITPAVELFHYCFWAPTNGVVYEGPPGLAMWTAFAFLTACLTLAVGEIVFRRLDARFAQEL from the coding sequence GTGAGCGCATCACTCGTCCCCGGCGACGCGTTCGCCACCCCCGGCGGCGGGCACGGCCTGCTGGACGCGATCCGCAACCGCTACCTGCTGAAACTGCTCGTGCGCAAGGAACTGCGCGTGCGGTACCGCGGGTCGGTGCTGGGCATGGTGTGGTCCTACGTGAAGCCCGCGGTGCAGTTCGCCGTGTTCTACTTCGCGGTCGGCGTGTTCCTGCGGATGAACCAGACGGTCCCGAACTTCGCGCTCTACCTGTTCTCGGGCATCGTCGCGGTCAACTTCTTCACCGAGGCGTTCGGCAACGCCACCCGAGCCGTCGTGGGGAACGCCGCGCTGGTGAAGAAGATCTACATGCCGCGGCAGTTGTTCAGCGTGGCCTCGGTGTACGTGGCCGGCGTGCACTTCGTGCCGCAGTTGGTGGTCCTCGTCGCGGGCGCGCTGGTCGTCGGGTGGCGCCCGAACCCCATGCAGTTGCTGGCAGGCGTGGCCGGATTCGGCATCCTCGTCATCTTCTCGCTCGGACTCGGGCTCCTGTTCGGGGCCGTGAACGTCCTCGTCCGCGACGCCGAGAACATCGTCGACCTGATCTCGATGGTGGTCAGCTGGACGTCGCCGGTGCTCTACCACTGGGCGCAGGTGGCCGCGGTGCTGGGCACCGGCCCGGGGTGGGCGATCTACCAGCTCAACCCCATCACGCCCGCCGTCGAACTCTTCCACTACTGCTTCTGGGCGCCGACGAACGGCGTCGTCTACGAGGGGCCACCCGGCCTCGCCATGTGGACGGCGTTCGCCTTCCTGACCGCCTGCCTCACCCTGGCCGTGGGGGAGATCGTCTTCCGCCGCCTCGACGCCCGATTCGCCCAGGAGCTCTGA
- a CDS encoding glycosyltransferase family 2 protein: protein MPAISVLVPIYNVERYLEECLASLAAQTFTDFEVLCINDGSTDGSRDIIQRYLDADPRFRVIDKPNSGYGASMNRGLAESRGAYVGILESDDFLEPNGLEALHSAAVAFDVDVVKANFWLYWSTPTERNEFHEAFIVQDCSRVVDPAEETKIFHAKPSIWSALYRRSFLTENGIDFLETPGASFQDLSFTFKVWACARRVVFLYNSYVHYRQDNENSSVNSMGKVDAVFNEYAEIGRWLGEHPELEDKFATVKAKMMYDSCIWNYERVAEKHKVELLIMTRDAFLAEQKAGHLDIREFEPWKLTALQTIMWSPAAYHQERVKGESTTAKVVRVLTQGSARDIAGAAKRQVAKIINRSK, encoded by the coding sequence GTGCCTGCGATCTCGGTCCTCGTTCCCATCTACAACGTGGAACGGTACCTGGAGGAGTGCCTCGCCAGCCTGGCCGCGCAGACGTTCACCGACTTCGAGGTGCTCTGCATCAACGACGGGTCCACCGACGGCTCGCGCGACATCATCCAGCGCTACCTGGACGCCGACCCGCGCTTCAGGGTGATCGACAAGCCCAACTCCGGCTACGGGGCGTCCATGAACCGCGGGCTCGCCGAGTCGCGCGGCGCGTACGTCGGGATCCTGGAGTCCGACGACTTCCTCGAGCCCAACGGGCTGGAGGCGCTGCACAGCGCCGCGGTGGCGTTCGACGTGGACGTCGTCAAGGCGAACTTCTGGCTGTACTGGTCGACGCCGACCGAGCGGAACGAGTTCCACGAGGCGTTCATCGTGCAGGACTGCTCCCGCGTCGTCGACCCGGCCGAGGAGACGAAGATCTTCCACGCCAAGCCGTCGATCTGGTCGGCCCTCTACCGGCGCAGCTTCCTCACCGAGAACGGGATCGACTTCCTGGAGACGCCGGGCGCCTCCTTCCAGGACCTGAGCTTCACGTTCAAGGTGTGGGCCTGCGCGCGTCGGGTCGTCTTCCTGTACAACTCCTACGTCCACTACCGCCAGGACAACGAGAACTCCTCGGTGAACTCGATGGGCAAGGTGGACGCGGTCTTCAACGAGTACGCCGAGATCGGCCGCTGGTTGGGCGAGCACCCCGAACTGGAGGACAAGTTCGCGACGGTCAAGGCCAAGATGATGTACGACTCCTGCATCTGGAACTACGAGCGCGTCGCCGAGAAGCACAAGGTCGAACTGCTGATCATGACCCGGGACGCGTTCCTGGCCGAACAGAAGGCCGGCCACCTGGACATCCGCGAGTTCGAGCCCTGGAAGCTGACGGCGCTGCAGACGATCATGTGGTCGCCCGCCGCCTACCACCAGGAGCGCGTGAAGGGCGAGTCCACCACGGCGAAGGTCGTCCGGGTGCTCACCCAGGGGAGCGCCCGCGACATCGCCGGCGCCGCCAAGCGCCAGGTCGCCAAGATCATCAACCGGAGCAAGTGA
- a CDS encoding patatin-like phospholipase family protein, which yields MRIALSLGSGGARGYAHIGVIQELRARDHEIVAIAGTSMGALVGGLEAAGRLDAYSEWVTTLNQRDVLMLLDPAFTGPGVFWGSASWGGSPTSWAARRSRTSPSRSPPWPPT from the coding sequence ATGCGGATCGCACTCTCCCTCGGGTCCGGCGGCGCGCGCGGCTACGCCCACATCGGGGTCATCCAGGAACTGCGTGCGCGCGACCACGAGATCGTGGCGATCGCGGGAACCTCGATGGGCGCGCTCGTGGGCGGCCTGGAGGCGGCGGGCCGGCTCGACGCCTACTCCGAGTGGGTCACGACCCTGAACCAGCGCGACGTCCTCATGCTCCTCGACCCGGCCTTCACCGGACCCGGCGTGTTCTGGGGCAGCGCGTCATGGGGCGGGTCGCCGACATCCTGGGCGGCGCGCAGATCGAGGACCTCCCCATCCCGTTCACCGCCGTGGCCACCGACCTGA
- a CDS encoding acyltransferase family protein has translation MHTTTATVPPRTQRRFMPEIQGLRAVAVGLVVLFHLWPTQMPGGFVGVDVFFVISGYLITSHLLRELDRTGSIRLGSFYARRARRLLPASLLVLAVSGVAAAVILPAQLARASLREVIAGTFYVENLFLASKAVTYSASNDTASPVQHYWSLSTEEQFYALWPALILFAVWVAARAARRAGGTHSPRAAAAVALGLLAAASLIHSIVLTDADPAAAYFVTTTRAWEFGIGALTSFVALRWTPRGPVAATMRWAGFAAIVATSFLISQATPFPGRWLCGPSWGPPGSSWPVTRSPPTRSSASGTCARCSGSATSRMRSTCGTGP, from the coding sequence ATGCACACCACGACGGCCACCGTCCCGCCCCGCACCCAACGGCGCTTCATGCCCGAGATCCAGGGGCTGCGCGCCGTCGCGGTCGGGCTCGTGGTCCTCTTCCACCTGTGGCCCACCCAGATGCCGGGCGGGTTCGTCGGCGTGGACGTCTTCTTCGTCATCTCCGGCTACCTCATCACCAGCCACCTGCTGCGGGAGTTGGACCGCACGGGAAGCATCCGGCTCGGGTCGTTCTACGCCCGGCGCGCCCGCCGTCTCCTGCCCGCGAGCCTCCTCGTGCTGGCCGTCTCGGGCGTCGCGGCCGCGGTCATCCTGCCGGCGCAACTCGCCCGGGCGTCCCTGCGGGAGGTGATCGCCGGCACGTTCTACGTCGAGAACCTGTTCCTGGCCTCCAAAGCGGTCACCTACTCGGCGTCCAACGACACGGCCTCGCCGGTGCAGCACTACTGGTCGCTGTCGACCGAGGAGCAGTTCTACGCTCTGTGGCCCGCGCTGATCCTGTTCGCCGTCTGGGTCGCCGCACGGGCCGCCCGGCGCGCCGGGGGGACTCACTCGCCGCGCGCGGCCGCAGCCGTGGCCCTGGGGCTACTCGCGGCGGCGTCCCTCATCCACTCCATCGTCCTGACGGACGCCGACCCCGCGGCCGCGTACTTCGTCACCACGACGCGTGCCTGGGAGTTCGGGATCGGCGCGCTGACGAGCTTCGTGGCTCTGAGGTGGACGCCGCGCGGCCCGGTGGCGGCGACCATGCGGTGGGCCGGTTTCGCCGCCATCGTCGCCACCTCCTTCCTGATCAGCCAGGCGACCCCCTTCCCGGGGCGGTGGCTCTGTGGCCCGTCCTGGGGACCGCCGGGATCATCCTGGCCGGTGACGCGCTCGCCGCCGACCCGCTCATCCGCGTCGGGAACCTGCGCCCGGTGCAGTGGCTCGGCGACGTCTCGTATGCGGTCTACCTGTGGCACTGGCCCCTGA
- a CDS encoding glycosyltransferase, with translation MTEPFSVLLPVYRGDRAPFFERAVASVTAEQTRRPDELVIVVDGPVPDAIADVLRRVEAGELTGGVPTRVLALPENVGLARALEAGLDACAHEVVARADADDISLPRRFEVQLPLIEGGLDLVGSAIVEFGTEDGPDQMVRALPVSQAEIAEMARFRDPFNHPSVVYRRSAVRAAGGYEHLDKMEDYWLFARMIAAGAAVANSPRCWSVTGSAPAPTDAAAATACWPARCGCSAASCAPASPPGPSSSATSRCGGCTATSPSGCGRSCIAPW, from the coding sequence GTGACTGAGCCCTTCAGCGTCCTGCTCCCGGTGTACCGCGGCGACCGGGCGCCGTTCTTCGAGCGGGCGGTGGCCTCGGTCACCGCCGAGCAGACCCGCCGCCCCGACGAGCTCGTGATCGTGGTCGACGGGCCCGTCCCCGACGCCATCGCGGACGTGCTGCGCCGCGTCGAGGCCGGCGAGCTGACCGGCGGCGTCCCGACCCGCGTGCTGGCGCTGCCGGAGAACGTCGGGCTGGCCCGCGCCCTGGAGGCCGGGCTGGACGCCTGCGCGCACGAGGTGGTCGCCCGCGCGGACGCCGACGACATCTCGCTGCCGCGCCGGTTCGAGGTGCAGCTGCCTCTCATCGAGGGCGGTCTGGACCTGGTGGGCAGCGCCATCGTGGAGTTCGGGACCGAGGACGGGCCCGACCAGATGGTGCGGGCGCTGCCCGTCTCCCAGGCCGAGATCGCGGAGATGGCCCGGTTCCGCGACCCGTTCAACCATCCGTCGGTGGTGTACCGGCGCTCCGCGGTGCGCGCTGCCGGCGGCTACGAGCACCTGGACAAGATGGAGGACTACTGGCTGTTCGCGCGGATGATCGCGGCCGGCGCGGCCGTCGCGAACTCCCCGAGGTGCTGGTCCGTTACCGGATCGGCGCCGGCGCCTACGGACGCCGCGGCGGCCACGGCATGCTGGCCAGCGAGGTGCGGCTGCAGCGCCGCTTCCTGCGCGCCGGCTTCACCACCTGGGCCCAGTTCCTCCGCAACGTCGCGGTGCGGGGGCTGTACCGCTACATCCCCGTCCGGGTGCGGGAGGTCCTGTATCGCGCCATGGTGA
- a CDS encoding glycosyltransferase family 2 protein, translated as MPRLSIVLPVYNVERYLATCLDSLRSQTLRDIEIICVNDGSTDRSATILQMAAEVDDRIVVVTKPNGGLSSARNAGLHASNGELVLFVDSDDYLHKTACQTIVKAFDRTDAEIVTFGAYIHPVASGTRWLHRTLSPRRVTYTGFDPDLMFKEASRPFVWRSAFTRAFLDREALEFDETVAFGEDQVFYFEAYPVSRKTALIPDKLYYYRVSRPDSLMASRFENRAAMMKEHHHITRIILEHWQERGWLADHRPRMLEWVLDFLAEDAVRSKGKNVLRLRRSLASLLLEFFPDGPWLEQASPTARRLLDALTQNGRGAGNAALFAAHLAWQVTAEPKSTARRIAKSAVHSWPMQKARGVTSRIFPASGRTSWIRLRDLSDDITDETKRSAALQMLQLEWAAAVAQGTGATEPTDVIEFAGTSGLAETLEVVEEPSHTS; from the coding sequence ATGCCTCGCCTCTCGATCGTCCTACCCGTCTACAACGTCGAACGGTATCTGGCCACCTGCCTGGACTCGCTCCGGTCGCAGACCCTGCGCGACATCGAAATCATCTGCGTGAACGATGGCTCCACCGACCGGTCGGCCACGATCCTGCAGATGGCCGCGGAGGTCGACGACCGGATCGTCGTGGTCACCAAGCCCAACGGCGGACTCTCCTCCGCGCGCAACGCGGGGCTGCACGCCTCCAACGGCGAGTTGGTCCTGTTCGTCGACTCCGACGATTACCTGCACAAGACGGCATGCCAGACCATCGTCAAGGCGTTCGACCGGACCGACGCGGAGATCGTCACGTTCGGCGCCTACATCCATCCCGTCGCGTCCGGGACGCGGTGGCTGCACCGCACGCTCAGCCCCCGGCGCGTGACCTACACCGGGTTCGACCCGGACCTGATGTTCAAGGAGGCCTCGCGTCCCTTCGTGTGGCGCAGCGCCTTCACCCGCGCCTTCCTGGATCGGGAGGCGCTCGAGTTCGATGAGACCGTGGCGTTCGGCGAGGACCAGGTCTTCTACTTCGAGGCCTACCCGGTGTCGCGCAAGACCGCGCTCATCCCCGACAAGCTGTACTACTACCGGGTCTCCCGGCCCGACTCGCTCATGGCCTCGCGGTTCGAGAACCGCGCAGCCATGATGAAGGAGCACCACCACATCACGCGCATCATCCTGGAGCACTGGCAGGAGCGCGGCTGGCTGGCCGATCACCGGCCCCGGATGCTGGAGTGGGTGCTCGACTTCCTCGCCGAGGACGCGGTGCGGAGCAAGGGCAAGAACGTGCTGCGCCTGCGCCGCTCGCTCGCCTCGCTGCTGCTCGAGTTCTTCCCGGACGGCCCCTGGCTCGAGCAGGCCTCGCCGACGGCCCGCCGGCTGTTGGACGCCCTGACCCAGAACGGTCGCGGGGCCGGCAACGCCGCGCTGTTCGCCGCGCATCTCGCGTGGCAGGTGACGGCCGAGCCCAAGTCGACGGCACGCCGGATCGCCAAGAGCGCGGTCCACAGTTGGCCCATGCAGAAGGCGCGGGGGGTGACGTCGCGGATCTTCCCCGCCAGCGGGCGGACGTCGTGGATCAGGCTGCGTGACCTGAGCGACGACATCACCGACGAGACCAAGCGCTCGGCTGCGCTCCAGATGCTGCAACTGGAGTGGGCGGCCGCCGTGGCGCAGGGGACGGGCGCCACCGAACCCACCGACGTCATCGAGTTCGCGGGCACCTCGGGACTGGCGGAGACGCTCGAAGTGGTGGAGGAACCCAGCCACACCTCCTGA
- a CDS encoding glycosyltransferase: MGVDATTEQRIVAVVVAWNRRDLLAQNLDGLAAQTRRPDAVVVIDNASTDDSADLARRHPVVTEVVTLPTNTGGAGGFAAGIARAVAHHGAQAVWIMDDDTVPTPTALAELQTARIRYPGRVSVAASRAAWRDGREHPMNTPRVRPGVSRLAANAARLVGAKPIRSASFVSILLDADAIREHGLPVADYFLWNDDFEYTARLLRDGVGLYVPASRVYHLTKVFGGSDADPGPRFVNEVRNKAWLFGRSDALGPVDRALYAGSTALRWVRMLARSGDRAALLGHGRAGLSASRTAPRSTVEVLRDTPVAADVARIERGAGRD; the protein is encoded by the coding sequence ATGGGTGTGGACGCGACGACCGAGCAGCGCATCGTGGCCGTGGTCGTGGCGTGGAACAGGCGCGACCTGCTGGCGCAGAACCTGGACGGCCTGGCCGCCCAGACCCGCCGCCCCGACGCGGTGGTGGTGATCGACAACGCCTCCACCGACGACTCCGCCGACCTGGCGCGCCGGCACCCGGTCGTCACCGAGGTGGTCACCCTGCCGACCAACACCGGCGGGGCGGGCGGCTTCGCCGCCGGCATCGCCCGCGCGGTCGCGCACCACGGCGCGCAGGCGGTCTGGATCATGGACGACGACACCGTCCCGACCCCCACCGCGCTGGCCGAACTGCAGACCGCCCGGATCCGCTACCCCGGCCGGGTCTCGGTCGCGGCGTCCCGCGCCGCCTGGCGCGACGGCCGCGAGCACCCCATGAACACCCCGCGGGTCCGCCCCGGCGTCTCCCGGCTCGCCGCGAACGCGGCCCGGCTCGTCGGCGCGAAGCCCATCCGCTCGGCGTCCTTCGTCTCGATCCTGCTGGACGCCGACGCGATCCGCGAGCACGGGCTCCCGGTGGCCGACTACTTCCTGTGGAACGACGACTTCGAGTACACCGCGCGCCTGCTGCGCGACGGCGTCGGCCTGTACGTGCCGGCGTCGCGGGTCTACCACCTGACGAAGGTGTTCGGCGGCTCGGACGCCGACCCCGGGCCGCGCTTCGTCAACGAGGTGCGCAACAAGGCGTGGCTGTTCGGACGCTCGGACGCCCTGGGCCCGGTCGACCGCGCGCTGTACGCCGGCTCGACGGCGCTGCGCTGGGTCCGGATGCTGGCCCGCTCCGGCGACCGCGCCGCACTGCTCGGGCACGGACGCGCGGGCCTGTCCGCCAGCCGCACGGCGCCCCGCAGCACCGTCGAGGTGCTGCGCGACACCCCCGTGGCGGCCGACGTCGCCCGGATCGAGCGCGGTGCCGGCCGTGACTGA
- a CDS encoding ABC transporter ATP-binding protein: MDATDDTTRVRVSGVSKVFNIRHTHSLKEWIVAKIKGRREATIDRFQALKDVSFDVRDGEAVALLGLNGSGKSTLLKLISGVLVPDGGEIGVRGKVAGLIEVGAGFHPDLTGRENVYLNGAILGMDEDEIEARFDDIVGFSEIGEFIDTEVKFYSSGMFLRLAFAVAVHTDPDIFLVDEILAVGDEPFQHKCLARIRELKQSGKALVIVSHDLDMVAGLCDRGILLQRGEVVLDGDVNDAVAKLRAY, translated from the coding sequence GTGGACGCGACCGACGACACCACGCGGGTCCGGGTCTCCGGCGTCTCCAAGGTGTTCAACATCCGCCACACCCACTCGCTCAAGGAGTGGATCGTGGCCAAGATCAAGGGACGCCGCGAGGCGACCATCGACCGGTTCCAGGCGCTGAAGGACGTGAGCTTCGACGTCAGGGACGGCGAGGCCGTGGCGCTGCTGGGCCTCAACGGGTCCGGCAAGTCGACGCTGCTGAAGCTGATCTCCGGCGTGCTGGTGCCCGACGGGGGAGAGATCGGCGTGCGCGGCAAGGTCGCGGGCCTGATCGAGGTCGGAGCGGGCTTCCACCCCGACCTCACCGGCCGGGAGAACGTCTACCTCAACGGCGCCATCCTCGGCATGGACGAGGACGAGATCGAGGCGCGGTTCGACGACATCGTGGGGTTCTCCGAGATCGGCGAGTTCATCGACACGGAGGTCAAGTTCTACTCCTCGGGCATGTTCCTGCGGCTGGCGTTCGCCGTCGCGGTGCACACCGACCCGGACATCTTCCTCGTCGACGAGATCCTGGCGGTCGGCGACGAACCCTTCCAGCACAAGTGCCTGGCCCGGATCCGCGAACTCAAGCAATCCGGTAAGGCACTCGTCATCGTGAGCCACGATCTGGATATGGTTGCTGGACTGTGCGATCGAGGGATCCTGCTGCAGCGCGGCGAGGTCGTCCTCGACGGTGACGTCAACGATGCCGTCGCCAAGTTGCGCGCGTACTGA
- a CDS encoding patatin-like phospholipase family protein: MGRVADILGGAQIEDLPIPFTAVATDLTNSREVWFQRGSLATAMRASIGIPSVFTPVMVDGRLLADGGLLNPVPVDPLHGVPADRTIAVSLSGRRKGLLSTRPVTEVASTDGFLGELSGRLRRGVLDAEPVRNWREWWSERFFPAEPTTQDDAASTHDAPTKPRDFDFDELPKGLKLGDVVSLSLETAESMITRFRLAASPPDVLIEFSQDMASTFDFHRAAELIAIGRDRAANALDAAGL, translated from the coding sequence ATGGGGCGGGTCGCCGACATCCTGGGCGGCGCGCAGATCGAGGACCTCCCCATCCCGTTCACCGCCGTGGCCACCGACCTGACCAACAGCCGCGAGGTGTGGTTCCAGCGGGGCTCGCTGGCCACCGCGATGCGCGCCTCGATCGGCATCCCCAGCGTCTTCACCCCCGTGATGGTGGACGGCCGGCTGCTGGCGGACGGCGGGCTGCTCAACCCGGTCCCGGTCGACCCGCTGCACGGCGTCCCGGCGGACCGCACCATCGCCGTCAGCCTGTCCGGACGCCGCAAGGGGCTGCTCAGCACCCGCCCGGTCACCGAGGTCGCCAGCACCGACGGCTTCCTCGGCGAACTGTCGGGCCGGCTGCGCCGCGGCGTCCTGGACGCCGAGCCGGTGCGCAACTGGCGGGAGTGGTGGTCCGAGCGGTTCTTCCCCGCCGAGCCGACGACACAGGACGACGCGGCCTCCACCCACGACGCGCCCACCAAGCCCCGGGACTTCGACTTCGACGAACTCCCCAAGGGGCTCAAGCTCGGCGACGTGGTGTCGCTGTCGCTGGAGACCGCCGAGTCGATGATCACCCGGTTCCGGCTCGCGGCCAGCCCACCCGACGTGCTGATCGAGTTCAGCCAGGACATGGCCTCCACCTTCGACTTCCACCGGGCGGCGGAACTCATCGCCATCGGGCGCGACCGCGCGGCGAACGCGCTCGACGCGGCCGGGCTGTAG